In the Juglans microcarpa x Juglans regia isolate MS1-56 chromosome 6D, Jm3101_v1.0, whole genome shotgun sequence genome, one interval contains:
- the LOC121235803 gene encoding 40S ribosomal protein S3a-like: protein MAVGKNKRISKGKKGGKKKASDPFAKKDWYDIKAPSVFAVKNVGKTLVTRTQGTKIASEGLKHRVFEISMADLQDDEDHAYRKIRLRAEDVQGRNVLTNFWGMDFTTDKLRSLVRKWQTMIEAHVDVKTTDSYSLRMFCIGFTKRRQNQVKRTCYAQSSQIRQIRRKMREIMINQASACDLKELVRKFIPESIGKEIEKATSAIYPLQNVFIRKVKILKAPKFDLGKLMEVHGDYSDDVGVKVERPADETMVEVPAEPVGA from the exons ATGGCCGTCGG AAAGAATAAGAGGATTTCCAAGGGAAAGAAGGGAGGCAAGAAGAAGGC GTCCGATCCATTTGCGAAGAAGGATTGGTACGATATCAAGGCACCTTCAGTGTTCGCAGTAAAAAATGTCGGCAAAACCCTTGTTACTCGCACTCAGGGTACCAAG ATTGCATCTGAAGGGCTTAAACATAGAGTCTTTGAGATATCAATGGCTGATCTTCAGGATGATGAGGATCATGCATACAGAAAGATCAGATTGAGAGCTGAGGATGTTCAAGGGAGGAATGTCCTGACCAATTTCTGG GGAATGGATTTTACCACAGACAAGTTGAGGTCTTTGGTAAGGAAATGGCAGACAATGATCGAGGCACATGTGGATGTGAAGACTACTGACAGTTACAGTTTGAGGATGTTCTGCATTGGATTTACTAAGAGGCGGCAAAACCAAGTCAAGAGGACCTGTTATGCCCAGTCCAGCCAAATTAGACAG ATCCGTCGTAAGATGCGGGAGATAATGATCAACCAAGCATCGGCCTGTGATCTGAAGGAGTTGGTTCGCAAGTTCATCCCAGAGTCAATTGGCAAAGAGATCGAGAAGGCAACCTCAGCCATCTACCCTCTACAAAATGTGTTTATTCGGAAAGTCAAGATTTTGAAGGCTCCAAAATTTGATCTTGGAAAGTTGATGGAG GTTCATGGTGACTATTCAGATGATGTTGGTGTCAAGGTGGAGAGGCCCGCCGATGAGACTATGGTGGAGGTGCCTGCTGAACCAGTTGGAGCCTGA